A window of Tripterygium wilfordii isolate XIE 37 chromosome 7, ASM1340144v1, whole genome shotgun sequence contains these coding sequences:
- the LOC120001307 gene encoding ultraviolet-B receptor UVR8-like: MAKDEGSVSEVTGPAPRVLFVSAGASHSVALLTGDIICSWGRGEDGQLGLGDAEDRLSPTKLSALDGHEIVSMTCGADHTTAYSESRLEVYSWGWGDFGRLGHGNSSDVFIPQSIRALCGLRIKQIACGDSHCLAVTMEGEVLSWGRNQNGQLGLCTTEDSLVPQKIQAFQGIPIKMVAAGAEHTAAVTDDGVLYGWGWGRYGNLGLGDRNDRLVPEKVSTVNGDRMDMVACGWRHTISVSSSGGLYTYGWSKYGQLGHGDFEDHLVPHKLEALRGSFISQIAGGWRHTMALTSDGKLYGWGWNKFGQVGVGDNVDHCSPVQVTFPNEQKIVQVSCGWRHTLAITERQNVFSWGRGTNGQLGHGESVDRNTPKIIEALSVDGSSGQQIESLTLDLSTGKTSVSPLDRYAVVPDETGQTLNSVRGNGNEASVPETDAKRLRVDPR, from the exons ATGGCGAAGGATGAAGGGAGTGTTAGTGAAGTCACCGGTCCAGCTCCTCGTGTTCTTTTCGTCTCCGCTGGTGCTAGCCACTCGGTGGCTCTTCTCA CTGGGGACATTATTTGCTCTTGGGGACGAGGAGAGGATGGGCAATTAGGTCTTGGAGATGCGGAGGATCGGCTCTCTCCTACAAAATTGAGTGCATTAGATGGTCACGAAATTGTATCGATGACATGTGGAGCTGATCATACAACAGCATATTCAGAATCACGTTTGGAAGTTTATAGCTGGGGATG GGGTGATTTCGGGAGGTTGGGACATGGTAACTCTAGTGATGTGTTTATCCCCCAATCAATTAGAGCATTGTGTGGTCTGAGAATCAAGCAAATTGCTTGCGGGGACAGCCATTGTTTAGCCGTGACTATGGAAGGCGAGGTGCTGAG TTGGGGCCGAAATCAAAATGGTCAACTTGGCCTATGCACCACAGAGGACTCTCTTGTTCCACAAAAGATTCAAGCTTTCCAG GGCATACCAATCAAAATGGTTGCTGCTGGCGCTGAACATACAGCAGCTGTTACAGACGATGGGGTGCTCTATGGGTGGGGCTGGGGCAGATATGGAAACTTGGGCTTAGGTGACAGAAATGATCGTTTAGTTCCTGAGAAAGTTTCTACAGTCAAT GGTGATAGGATGGATATGGTTGCCTGTGGATGGCGGCACACAATATCTGTCTCATCATCTGGAGGTTTATACACTTATGGTTGGAGCAAATATGGTCAATTAGGACATGGGGACTTTGAGGATCACCTTGTCCCTCATAAGTTGGAAGCATTGCGTGGCAGTTTCATTTCACAG ATAGCCGGTGGCTGGAGACACACAATGGCACTTACTTCTGATGGAAAACTCTATGGCTGGGGTTGGAATAAG TTCGGTCAGGTTGGAGTTGGTGACAATGTCGATCATTGTTCTCCTGTTCAAGTTACATTTCCCAATGAGCAG AAAATTGTTCAAGTATCATGCGGATGGAGACACACACTTGCTATTACTGAACGACAAAATGTATTCTCTTGGGGAAGGGGTACAAATGGACAGCTTGGGCATGGGGAATCTGTTGACCG AAATACTCCAAAAATCATTGAGGCATTGAGTGTTGATGGATCTAGTGGACAGCAGATAGAGTCCTTGACACTTGATCTGTCAACAG GTAAAACGTCGGTCTCCCCATTAGATAGATATGCAGTTGTTCCTGACGAAACT GGCCAAACATTGAATTCAGTCAGAGGCAATGGGAATGAAGCAAGCGTTCCTGAAACTGATGCCAAACGATTGCGTGTTGATCCCAGATAG
- the LOC120002876 gene encoding non-functional pseudokinase ZED1-like encodes MPYLCPSFISRYLETTEKKRKRSFLRNGSLLLKELIASSDGKYNPFRIYSEEELKKATNNYDPSCVFDINTIGKWYKGTIEGRVVPVCKSSWLPVHVNHRTGMVNTLWNEAVTDVSISAMLSGHKNVLKLLGCCLETTVPTIVYEYAGNGTLYDRIHTTARSDSQPLPWKSRLEIVGEIAHAIAYLHTAFAKPIIHRKIRPSNILLDQNDVPKLSDFSSSMIISEGETVKVDRYGGNEGYMSADIGAEVNEKVDVRNFGSLLLELLTGKDSRELHELATGKDYSFSFCGDGLHCLAHHTEDYLSCYSIEYIVDSTFFLTEGGAAEQQQQLRQWEAVKELALKCWANPKEERPTMVEVTKQLRQIELS; translated from the coding sequence ATGCCATATTTGTGCCCTAGTTTCATTTCAAGGTACTTGGAAACGactgagaaaaaaagaaagagatcatTTTTACGGAATGGAAGCTTGTTATTGAAGGAGTTGATTGCTTCCTCTGACGGAAAATATAACCCCTTCCGCATTTATTCAGAAGAAGAGCTCAAGAAGGCAACCAACAACTATGATCCTAGTTGCGTTTTCGATATTAATACCATTGGAAAGTGGTACAAGGGTACTATTGAAGGTCGAGTTGTTCCCGTATGCAAGTCATCTTGGTTGCCTGTCCATGTCAATCATCGAACAGGCATGGTGAATACATTGTGGAATGAGGCAGTTACCGATGTCTCTATTTCGGCAATGTTGAGTGGTCACAAGAATGTTTTGAAGCTCTTAGGATGCTGTCTCGAGACAACTGTTCCAACAATCGTGTATGAATATGCAGGGAATGGAACTCTGTATGATCGAATTCACACCACCGCTCGAAGTGATTCGCAACCATTGCCATGGAAAAGTAGGTTAGAGATTGTGGGGGAGATAGCTCATGCAATTGCATATCTCCACACTGCATTTGCAAAGCCCATCATTCATAGAAAAATAAGGCCCTCTAATATTTTGCTGGACCAAAATGATGTTCCGAAACTGTCGGATTTTTCGTCTTCAATGATTATAAGTGAGGGTGAGACGGTCAAGGTAGATAGATATGGAGGAAACGAGGGTTATATGTCAGCAGATATTGGAGCTGAAGTAAATGAGAAAGTCGATGTACGTAACTTTGGTTCACTTTTACTTGAGCTTCTAACAGGAAAGGATTCTCGGGAATTACATGAATTGGCTACGGGAAAGGattatagtttttctttttgtggggATGGTCTTCATTGCTTAGCACATCACACTGAAGATTATTTATCATGCTATTCCATTGAATATATTGTGGACTCTACATTCTTTCTAACGGAGGGAGGAGCAGCCGAGCAACAGCAGCAACTGCGTCAATGGGAAGCGGTGAAAGAACTCGCTCTAAAATGCTGGGCCAATCCTAAGGAGGAAAGACCGACCATGGTAGAAGTCACCAAACAACTCAGGCAAATTGAATTAAGCTAA